In bacterium, the following are encoded in one genomic region:
- a CDS encoding tyrosine-type recombinase/integrase, which translates to MQTLRDPLQTPATQYHPSRTLSELIESYLTRLEADGKSPHTLSCYGRDLRLLLAFAGDVDASVLSADLLARFLLSASVTTTHTGAPRGEASLGRIKACLRSFGRYVANVGATRRDPADWIKIKRHDREAPSFLSATEVKALVKAVATRKGVAAERDLVMLRVLLGTGIRLAELVGLDIGDVRLDEKQLRIRRAKGGKAQVRFLNTELRSILRKYTQRRRKEMAETDALFLSNRGRRISTRQVQERMGLWLAWAGLDGKITVHGLRHTFATLLYGRTHNLLLVAKALGHARVTTTQVYAHITDDDLEDALESL; encoded by the coding sequence ATGCAGACCCTGCGCGACCCTCTCCAGACCCCTGCGACTCAGTACCACCCGTCCCGAACACTTTCGGAATTGATCGAGAGCTACCTGACGCGCCTGGAGGCCGACGGCAAAAGCCCGCACACCCTCAGCTGCTATGGCCGGGATCTGCGTCTGCTGCTCGCCTTCGCGGGCGACGTGGACGCCTCGGTTCTGAGTGCCGATCTGCTGGCGCGGTTCCTTTTGTCGGCTTCGGTCACCACGACGCACACGGGCGCGCCCCGTGGCGAAGCGAGTCTGGGGCGCATAAAGGCCTGCCTCCGCAGCTTCGGGCGCTACGTGGCCAACGTGGGCGCAACGAGGCGCGACCCCGCCGACTGGATCAAGATCAAGCGGCACGACCGGGAAGCGCCGTCGTTCCTCAGCGCCACCGAGGTGAAGGCGCTCGTCAAGGCGGTCGCCACGCGCAAGGGCGTGGCCGCCGAGCGCGATCTGGTCATGCTGCGCGTCCTGCTCGGAACGGGCATCCGCCTGGCGGAACTGGTCGGCCTCGACATCGGCGACGTGCGCCTGGACGAGAAGCAGCTGCGCATCCGGCGGGCCAAGGGAGGCAAGGCCCAGGTGCGCTTCCTGAACACCGAACTGCGGTCGATCCTTCGCAAGTACACACAGCGCCGCCGCAAGGAGATGGCCGAGACCGACGCGCTCTTCCTCTCGAATCGTGGTCGGAGGATTTCCACCCGCCAGGTCCAGGAGCGCATGGGCCTCTGGCTCGCCTGGGCCGGGCTCGACGGTAAGATCACCGTCCACGGCTTGCGCCATACCTTCGCCACGCTGCTCTATGGCCGCACGCACAACCTGCTGCTCGTCGCCAAAGCCCTCGGCCATGCCCGCGTCACAACCACGCAGGTCTACGCCCACATCACCGACGACGATCTCGAGGACGCCCTCGAGAGCCTCTGA
- a CDS encoding DUF5049 domain-containing protein, with protein sequence MSDANGKVPIPPEVLKGIEAVRVSGRTNMLDRNAVAAIALDLGHVEAAFWLDDKANRKTYAEGIFRGFRACGEQSRTEDKTVTP encoded by the coding sequence ATGTCGGACGCCAACGGCAAAGTCCCCATCCCACCCGAGGTGCTGAAGGGCATCGAGGCCGTCCGCGTCTCCGGGCGCACGAACATGCTCGACCGGAATGCGGTCGCCGCCATCGCCCTGGACCTTGGCCACGTCGAGGCCGCCTTCTGGCTCGACGACAAGGCCAACCGCAAGACCTACGCCGAGGGAATCTTCCGAGGCTTCCGAGCCTGCGGAGAGCAGAGTCGAACCGAGGACAAGACAGTCACTCCATAA